In one Blastocatellia bacterium genomic region, the following are encoded:
- the clpB gene encoding ATP-dependent chaperone ClpB — translation MHRDRFTIRAQEAIDSATKLAERQQNQQIEPEHLLITMLESNEGVIRPILEKIGIRPPMILAELEEAIKSLPKVTGTSQERFFPPAFIQLLLLHKKEADKLQDAYISTEHLLLAIAEEKNGASGKILRQHGVVNKDLLKVLEQFRCGEKITDQDPESRYQSLSRYGRDLTELARIGKLDPVIGRDDEIRRVVQVLSRRTKNNPVLIGEPGVGKTAIVEGLAQRIISGDVAESLRNKRLVVLDLGAMLAGAKYRGEFEDRLKAVLKEVTRPDSNIIMFIDELHTLVGAGAAEGAIDASNMLKPALARGELRCIGATTLNEYKKYIEKDAALERRFQQVYIAEPNIEDTIAILRGLKERYEVHHGVRIKDTAIVSATMLSQRYIADRFLPDKAIDLIDEAASRLRIEIDSLPTEIDEVERERIQREIERQALQREDDPVSRERLAKIEQEISELKEKSAGMKARWQSEKEIIERISSNKEALENMRIQAEQFERVGDYGKVAEIRYGSMVGLQKTVDQDRARLAELQERGRMLKEEVDEEDIAHVVAKWTGIPVAKMLESEIHKLITMENRLESRVVGQSEALAAVANAVRRSRSGLQDQERPIGSFIFLGPTGVGKTETARALAEFLFDDEKAMVRIDMSEYMEKHSVARLIGAPPGYVGYDEGGMLTESVRRRPYAVLLFDEIEKAHPDVFNILLQILDDGRLTDGKGRTVNFKNSVVIMTSNIGSHRIMEWAEHSENRMREEVMDEVRSVFKPEFLNRIDEIVIYHSLGREQIKQIVDIQVSLLEKSLKEKHINIKLTDSAKEFIVQEGFNPAYGARPLKRAIQSLVKDPLAIKLLKNEILPGQSVELVAEPSIRQLKFIISDTK, via the coding sequence ATGCACCGAGATAGATTTACAATTCGCGCTCAAGAAGCTATAGATTCAGCTACTAAGCTGGCAGAACGTCAACAAAATCAACAAATTGAGCCAGAACACTTGCTTATAACTATGCTTGAATCAAATGAGGGAGTAATTAGACCTATTTTAGAAAAAATAGGAATACGTCCTCCAATGATTTTGGCAGAGCTAGAAGAAGCAATAAAAAGCTTACCTAAAGTTACTGGGACAAGTCAGGAAAGATTTTTTCCTCCCGCCTTTATTCAACTTTTACTGCTGCACAAAAAAGAAGCCGACAAACTCCAAGATGCTTATATCAGCACTGAACATTTGCTGCTTGCTATAGCAGAAGAAAAAAATGGTGCTTCTGGCAAAATACTTCGCCAACACGGGGTTGTTAATAAAGACTTGTTAAAAGTCTTAGAACAGTTTCGATGTGGTGAGAAAATTACAGATCAAGACCCTGAATCACGTTATCAATCTTTAAGTCGCTATGGTCGGGATCTAACCGAACTAGCTCGAATAGGTAAATTAGACCCTGTAATTGGACGAGATGATGAAATCCGTCGGGTTGTTCAAGTTTTGTCCAGGCGTACTAAAAATAACCCTGTATTGATTGGAGAACCTGGAGTTGGTAAAACTGCTATTGTTGAAGGACTAGCACAAAGAATTATTTCTGGTGATGTAGCAGAATCTTTACGTAATAAACGCTTGGTAGTATTAGATTTAGGTGCGATGTTAGCAGGTGCAAAATATCGCGGTGAATTTGAAGACCGCCTTAAGGCAGTTTTAAAAGAAGTTACTCGACCCGATAGCAACATAATTATGTTTATTGATGAACTACATACCCTAGTAGGTGCTGGCGCGGCAGAAGGGGCAATAGATGCTTCAAATATGCTAAAACCTGCCCTAGCACGTGGTGAACTTCGTTGCATAGGGGCAACAACCTTAAATGAATATAAAAAATACATTGAAAAAGACGCAGCACTTGAGAGACGCTTCCAACAAGTCTATATTGCTGAACCAAATATAGAGGACACAATTGCTATTTTACGTGGCTTAAAAGAACGCTATGAAGTCCATCATGGAGTAAGAATTAAAGACACTGCAATTGTTTCAGCTACAATGCTTTCACAACGCTATATTGCTGATAGATTTTTGCCTGATAAAGCAATTGATTTAATTGATGAGGCTGCATCACGTCTAAGAATAGAAATTGACAGCCTACCAACAGAGATTGACGAGGTAGAACGCGAAAGAATTCAGCGAGAAATAGAGCGTCAAGCACTCCAAAGAGAAGATGATCCAGTTTCGCGTGAAAGATTAGCTAAAATTGAGCAAGAAATTTCTGAATTAAAAGAGAAAAGTGCAGGAATGAAAGCTCGTTGGCAGTCAGAAAAGGAAATTATAGAACGTATTAGTTCTAATAAAGAAGCCCTGGAAAATATGCGTATTCAAGCTGAACAATTTGAACGAGTTGGAGATTATGGAAAAGTAGCAGAAATACGCTATGGAAGTATGGTTGGACTACAAAAAACTGTTGACCAAGACCGCGCCCGGTTAGCTGAACTTCAAGAACGAGGGCGAATGCTAAAAGAAGAAGTTGATGAGGAAGATATTGCTCATGTAGTAGCAAAATGGACAGGTATTCCTGTTGCAAAAATGCTAGAAAGCGAAATTCACAAGTTAATTACTATGGAAAATCGCTTAGAAAGCCGTGTAGTTGGACAATCTGAAGCATTAGCAGCGGTTGCAAATGCTGTTCGTCGTTCTCGCTCAGGTCTTCAAGACCAGGAAAGACCTATTGGATCGTTTATTTTCTTAGGCCCAACTGGTGTAGGTAAAACAGAAACCGCCCGCGCACTAGCAGAATTTCTCTTTGATGATGAAAAAGCAATGGTTCGTATAGATATGAGCGAATATATGGAAAAACATTCTGTTGCTCGTTTAATTGGCGCACCACCTGGTTATGTTGGTTATGATGAGGGCGGAATGTTGACCGAGTCTGTACGTCGTCGTCCTTATGCAGTATTACTATTTGATGAAATTGAGAAAGCTCATCCAGATGTTTTTAATATTCTGCTGCAAATTCTGGATGATGGACGTTTAACCGATGGAAAAGGTCGAACAGTTAATTTTAAGAATAGTGTAGTTATTATGACTTCTAATATTGGAAGTCATCGAATTATGGAATGGGCAGAACATTCAGAAAACCGTATGCGTGAAGAAGTAATGGATGAAGTCAGAAGTGTTTTTAAACCAGAATTCTTAAATAGAATTGATGAAATTGTGATTTATCATAGTTTGGGACGAGAACAAATTAAACAAATTGTAGATATCCAAGTTTCATTACTGGAAAAATCCTTAAAAGAAAAACATATCAACATTAAATTAACAGATTCAGCAAAAGAATTTATTGTTCAAGAAGGCTTTAATCCAGCTTATGGCGCACGTCCCTTAAAACGAGCTATCCAAAGTTTGGTTAAAGATCCTTTGGCTATTAAGTTACTAAAAAATGAAATTTTACCTGGTCAAAGTGTTGAACTAGTAGCAGAACCTAGTATTAGGCAGCTAAAATTTATAATTAGTGATACAAAATAA
- a CDS encoding Hsp20/alpha crystallin family protein — MSDKLEHLKDLINLQEKMNRLFKEVTVVSDSKDSWVPLVDIYEAQETIVIKVDLPEVAQEDIQVNLDGDKLTLIGKRNLPIGVEKEQFQCMERFYGQFNRQFTLPSNVDPEKINADYKMGVLTITLPKIAPKIAKQIKVKIG, encoded by the coding sequence ATGTCAGATAAGTTAGAGCATCTTAAAGACTTAATCAATTTACAAGAAAAAATGAATCGTCTTTTTAAGGAAGTAACTGTTGTTTCAGATTCTAAAGATTCTTGGGTGCCATTAGTTGATATTTATGAAGCCCAAGAAACAATAGTTATTAAAGTAGATTTGCCAGAAGTCGCACAAGAAGATATTCAAGTTAATTTAGATGGAGACAAATTAACACTTATAGGTAAAAGAAATTTACCTATAGGAGTTGAGAAAGAGCAGTTTCAATGTATGGAACGCTTTTATGGGCAATTTAACCGGCAGTTTACTTTGCCTTCTAATGTTGATCCAGAAAAGATTAATGCTGATTATAAAATGGGAGTCTTGACCATCACTTTACCAAAAATTGCTCCAAAAATTGCTAAGCAAATTAAGGTAAAGATTGGCTAA
- a CDS encoding nucleotide exchange factor GrpE: MKQPETPDNSNTTDCVASETTASGDSYIDDEIESNDESSDESSTESYPIGYVAELKAKLKEAEEKADMLQARFKQAQLDLNREADELRNRLRRNSEERLETAKSDIYKRMLEFVDNLERAIKSAETNADANTLLEGVKATHQLLLRDLENNGVSQIIAVGENFNPELHEAVDILAVAPDKDNQVTAVYKAGYKLGNKLLRPAMVQVGRSQ; the protein is encoded by the coding sequence ATGAAACAACCAGAAACACCAGATAACTCAAACACTACAGATTGTGTTGCTAGTGAGACTACTGCAAGTGGAGATTCTTATATAGATGATGAAATTGAAAGCAATGATGAATCATCTGATGAATCATCAACAGAAAGTTATCCTATAGGTTATGTTGCTGAACTGAAAGCAAAATTAAAAGAAGCTGAAGAAAAAGCCGATATGTTGCAAGCTCGATTTAAGCAAGCCCAGCTAGACTTAAATCGAGAAGCCGACGAACTACGCAACAGATTACGCCGTAATTCGGAAGAGCGGCTAGAAACAGCTAAAAGTGATATTTATAAGCGAATGCTTGAATTTGTAGACAATTTGGAAAGAGCAATTAAATCTGCTGAAACAAATGCTGATGCAAATACTTTGCTAGAAGGTGTAAAGGCTACTCATCAGCTTTTGTTAAGAGATTTAGAAAATAATGGAGTTTCTCAAATAATAGCCGTAGGTGAAAACTTTAATCCTGAACTACATGAAGCCGTAGATATACTAGCGGTTGCACCAGATAAAGATAATCAAGTAACGGCTGTTTATAAAGCAGGTTATAAATTAGGTAATAAACTACTTCGTCCAGCAATGGTGCAAGTTGGGCGTAGTCAGTAA
- a CDS encoding DUF4388 domain-containing protein, with product MQAKGLNPALSINLITPNAEAPRRAITQPLQPIPPMQHIPRPAARPMPRPIPRPIPRPLPRPQATYPSVQREKAVKVLTGDLSTITIFDVIQMVENSRITGILTINATTVQGKIYFNYGQIADAQMGELRSNAAFRCFVELEEGRFEMEKSPVEFKQNITAPNNTNLILDILREVDESKRDQMMG from the coding sequence ATGCAAGCAAAAGGTCTTAATCCTGCTTTATCAATAAATTTAATTACCCCAAATGCAGAGGCACCTAGAAGAGCAATAACCCAACCCTTACAACCAATACCACCAATGCAACATATACCTAGGCCAGCCGCTAGACCAATGCCCCGCCCAATACCTAGACCAATACCTAGGCCATTACCCCGCCCACAAGCTACTTATCCATCCGTCCAACGTGAAAAAGCTGTAAAAGTATTAACAGGAGATCTATCAACAATTACTATTTTTGATGTAATTCAAATGGTAGAAAATAGCCGTATTACTGGGATACTTACTATTAATGCTACTACTGTACAAGGAAAAATTTACTTTAACTATGGACAAATTGCAGATGCTCAAATGGGGGAATTACGTAGTAATGCAGCTTTTCGATGTTTTGTTGAACTAGAAGAAGGCCGTTTTGAAATGGAAAAATCTCCTGTAGAATTTAAGCAAAACATTACTGCTCCTAATAATACTAATTTGATTTTGGATATTTTAAGAGAAGTTGATGAGTCAAAACGCGACCAAATGATGGGATAG
- a CDS encoding ATP-dependent Clp protease ATP-binding subunit, producing MRNLHLPDKVIGWLDTASVKVEIDSPDAPIVTASHVIDVISQEATIPRDMIFRDTCDRFKQMEDILANRVVGQQEAVKAVAQRLRLNKGPLKENFYKPDGVLLFLGPTGVGKTELAKAVAEFMFGDESKMVRIDMSEYQDGTIAIEKLIGMPRGIVGSERGGILTEKLRDNPYTVLLLDEVEKASPYLLNLFLQAYDEGWLTDGRGKKVYLSDAIVIMTSNLGSDSFKKYDKPLGFGTKTTTEVTQIKREVVKAAEDRFSPEFRNRIDEIVVFSPLTRDEVKEIAKIYLAKIIRQMEKQGKSLTVLDSALDILVEKALVIPMVQDF from the coding sequence ATGCGCAACCTACATTTACCAGATAAAGTTATAGGCTGGCTAGATACAGCATCGGTAAAAGTAGAAATTGATAGTCCAGATGCGCCAATTGTTACAGCTTCACATGTTATAGATGTTATCTCACAAGAAGCCACCATCCCTCGAGATATGATTTTCCGTGATACCTGTGATCGTTTTAAGCAAATGGAAGACATTCTAGCTAACCGTGTTGTTGGACAACAGGAAGCTGTTAAAGCTGTAGCGCAACGCTTAAGGCTAAACAAAGGGCCACTTAAAGAAAATTTTTATAAACCGGATGGAGTTTTGCTTTTTTTAGGGCCTACAGGGGTAGGAAAAACAGAACTAGCCAAAGCTGTAGCAGAATTTATGTTTGGTGATGAAAGCAAAATGGTGCGAATTGATATGTCAGAGTATCAAGATGGAACCATTGCTATTGAAAAATTAATTGGTATGCCACGGGGCATTGTTGGTTCTGAACGTGGTGGAATCTTAACTGAAAAATTACGTGATAATCCTTATACTGTATTGCTATTAGATGAAGTAGAAAAAGCTTCTCCTTATTTGCTAAATCTTTTCTTGCAAGCTTATGATGAAGGCTGGTTAACTGACGGACGTGGAAAAAAGGTCTATCTATCTGATGCTATTGTGATTATGACTTCTAATTTAGGTAGTGATAGCTTTAAAAAATATGATAAGCCTTTAGGTTTTGGCACTAAAACTACAACAGAAGTCACACAAATTAAGCGAGAAGTTGTAAAGGCAGCAGAAGATAGATTTTCTCCAGAATTTCGCAATCGTATTGATGAAATTGTTGTGTTTTCTCCTCTAACACGAGATGAGGTTAAAGAAATTGCCAAAATTTATCTAGCAAAAATTATTAGACAAATGGAAAAACAAGGTAAATCTCTTACTGTGCTAGATTCAGCACTAGATATTTTAGTAGAAAAGGCTTTAGTCATACCTATGGTGCAAGATTTCTAA
- the cutA gene encoding divalent cation tolerance protein CutA: protein MPFCPKCLSEYKREITHCNECDLDLVEELTDENRIHDISDAPMVELRKFSTATEAQMIRGLLEQNDIRALIQGETSSSGLFPAATSVVLLVDGRDFSKAKELAEAYLIAEIVMDEKDIGQPEETEKDEIARQSVEVLKQTTAMVVLITVDKKELADKIAESLVVENLAACVNIVNQIESIYRFEGKLSLEPSLLLIAKTDLAFSQRLEEKVKELHTYDTPEIIALPINRGSEKYLDWLRESLNL from the coding sequence ATGCCATTTTGTCCTAAATGCCTTTCTGAGTATAAGCGAGAAATTACACATTGTAATGAATGTGACCTAGATTTAGTTGAAGAATTGACAGATGAAAACAGAATCCATGATATTAGTGATGCACCAATGGTAGAATTACGTAAATTTTCAACTGCTACCGAAGCACAAATGATACGAGGACTTTTAGAGCAGAATGATATTCGAGCCTTAATACAAGGTGAAACTAGTAGCAGTGGTTTATTTCCAGCCGCTACATCAGTAGTTTTATTAGTAGATGGAAGGGATTTCTCTAAAGCAAAAGAATTAGCAGAAGCCTACCTTATAGCAGAAATAGTTATGGATGAAAAAGATATTGGTCAGCCTGAAGAAACGGAAAAAGACGAAATTGCTAGACAATCTGTAGAGGTCTTAAAACAAACTACTGCTATGGTAGTTTTAATTACTGTAGATAAAAAAGAACTAGCTGACAAAATAGCAGAAAGCCTAGTAGTAGAAAACCTTGCAGCCTGTGTCAATATTGTTAATCAAATAGAATCGATTTATCGTTTTGAAGGAAAGCTTTCTCTTGAACCATCATTGCTTTTAATTGCTAAAACTGACTTAGCTTTTTCTCAACGATTAGAAGAAAAAGTAAAAGAGTTACATACTTATGACACTCCAGAAATTATAGCTTTGCCCATTAATCGCGGTTCAGAAAAGTATTTGGATTGGCTTAGAGAGTCCTTAAATTTATAA
- a CDS encoding PHP domain-containing protein, producing MIIDLHIHTIYSQDSLIAPEDLIEQAISVGLDAVCVMEHNSFQASETAEEFALGTGLKVFREWKLQQI from the coding sequence ATGATTATAGATTTACATATTCACACTATTTATTCGCAAGACTCTTTAATTGCTCCTGAAGATTTAATTGAACAAGCTATTTCTGTTGGATTAGACGCAGTTTGTGTAATGGAACACAATTCATTTCAAGCATCAGAAACCGCGGAAGAGTTTGCTCTAGGGACAGGACTAAAAGTCTTTCGAGAGTGGAAGTTACAACAGATTTAG
- a CDS encoding ATP-dependent Clp protease ATP-binding subunit, protein MYDFGDFSDRFSESGQRVMKRAIEESRRREHNFIAPEHIFASILDVERSFFNEIMQSLNVDPQAVINELDTRLAIPKQYAGKRVKLADSTRDLLTAGLRRARQSGRHTIDAIDLFQALFEDRTSTPVTILRKFGAEPDLVVEKIATRMRNREEKEDRLRRKYELPPYLKHFGVSLNKLARADKLPPVVGREKEIRQIIEVLCHKDRANSPMLIGEAGVGKTAVIEGLAQLIELEPEKVPARLRNAHVVNLQMSGIVAGTMLRGMFEERIQGIINEVKERENLILFIDEAHTIIGAGSALGASSDAANMFKSALARGELRIIGATTLTEYKEYIAEDEALARRFRTIRIDEPTQTDTRREAIETVMEMALVICATYIYQIKL, encoded by the coding sequence ATGTATGACTTTGGAGATTTTTCAGATCGTTTTAGTGAAAGCGGCCAACGTGTAATGAAACGTGCTATTGAAGAATCACGTCGCCGAGAACATAATTTTATTGCTCCAGAACATATCTTTGCCTCAATACTAGATGTAGAACGCTCTTTTTTTAATGAAATAATGCAAAGTCTTAATGTAGATCCACAGGCTGTAATCAATGAGCTTGATACTAGACTAGCAATTCCTAAACAATATGCAGGCAAACGTGTCAAACTCGCTGATTCTACTAGGGATTTACTTACTGCTGGTCTAAGACGTGCTAGGCAATCAGGCCGACACACCATTGATGCAATAGACCTTTTCCAAGCTCTTTTTGAAGATCGCACAAGTACACCAGTAACTATTTTAAGAAAATTTGGAGCAGAACCAGATTTAGTAGTAGAAAAAATAGCTACTCGTATGCGTAACCGAGAAGAAAAAGAAGACCGCCTTCGTCGTAAATATGAACTCCCTCCTTACTTAAAACATTTTGGTGTTAGCCTAAACAAATTAGCTCGTGCAGATAAACTTCCTCCTGTTGTTGGACGAGAAAAAGAAATTAGACAAATTATTGAAGTCCTTTGTCATAAGGATCGTGCTAATTCTCCAATGCTAATTGGTGAAGCTGGAGTTGGTAAAACTGCTGTTATAGAAGGCTTAGCACAACTAATAGAATTAGAACCAGAAAAAGTTCCTGCCCGTCTTCGTAATGCGCATGTTGTTAATTTACAAATGTCAGGAATTGTTGCTGGCACAATGCTTAGGGGAATGTTTGAAGAAAGAATACAGGGTATTATTAACGAAGTAAAAGAAAGAGAAAACCTAATTTTATTTATTGATGAAGCACACACAATTATTGGTGCTGGTTCAGCTTTAGGGGCTAGTTCTGATGCTGCCAATATGTTTAAGTCTGCGCTAGCACGCGGGGAACTGCGAATTATTGGTGCTACCACTTTAACAGAATATAAAGAATATATTGCTGAAGACGAAGCCTTAGCACGACGATTTCGGACAATAAGAATTGATGAACCAACACAAACAGACACAAGAAGGGAAGCAATAGAAACTGTTATGGAAATGGCCCTCGTTATATGCGCAACCTACATTTACCAGATAAAGTTATAG